Proteins encoded within one genomic window of Festucalex cinctus isolate MCC-2025b chromosome 18, RoL_Fcin_1.0, whole genome shotgun sequence:
- the LOC144005847 gene encoding hexokinase-2-like has product MNGDMSTIHVDGIPLDTLSKVERYLKPFMLSLEVLQQISARLERDLKRGLGKHAHHKAAVQMLPTFVTATPDGTEKGDFLALDLGGTNFRVLHVRLLEEEQRMVKMDSQICAIPQEMMRGPGEKLFDHIAACLGEFLKSKNLQGKILPLGFTFSFPCHQKEIDKSILIRWTKGFQCSGVEGQDVVKLLREAIHRRGEYDVGSIAMVNDTVGTMMSCGYKDQSCEIAMIIGTGTNACYMEEMKNVKRVESDHGRMCINTEWGGFGDNGSLADIQTEFDVQVDKTSINPGIHTFEKMISGMYLGEIVRLLLVRMTKDGLLFKGRASEVLLSPGGFETKFISDIEEEAVGLENGERILSDLGLAWEPVDVRVVRMVCDTVSSRSARLCAAALATIVNRMRVARGLDRLKTTVGVDGSVYRKHPSFSAELQATVRRLAPACDVAYLLSEDGSGKGAAMVTAVAQRLARQSRLLEDSDGEDSDDDDQ; this is encoded by the exons ATGAACGGCGACATGAGCACCATCCACGTTGACGGTATCCCTCTGGACACGCTCAGTAAG GTTGAAAGGTACCTGAAGCCGTTCATGTTGTCCCTGGAAGTCCTGCAGCAGATTTCCGCTCGCCTGGAGCGCGACCTGAAGCGAGGCCTGGGAAAGCACGCGCACCACAAGGCCGCCGTCCAGATGCTGCCCACTTTTGTCACCGCCACGCCAGACGGGACGG AAAAAGGCGACTTCCTGGCTTTGGACCTGGGCGGAACAAACTTCCGGGTGCTCCACGTTCGACTACTGGAGGAGGAGCAGAGGATGGTGAAGATGGACAGTCAGATCTGCGCCATCCCGCAAGAGATGATGCGAGGACCTGGAGAAAAG CTGTTCGACCACATCGCCGCCTGTCTGGGGGAATTTCTCAAGTCGAAGAATCTGCAGGGGAAAATCCTCCCTCTAGGCTTCACCTTCTCGTTCCCCTGCCATCAGAAGGAAATTGACAAG AGCATCTTGATCCGCTGGACGAAAGGCTTCCAGTGCTCGGGGGTGGAGGGCCAAGACGTGGTGAAACTCCTGCGAGAGGCCATCCACCGACGAGGG GAATACGACGTGGGCTCCATTGCCATGGTGAACGACACGGTGGGCACAATGATGAGCTGCGGCTACAAGGACCAAAGCTGCGAGATCGCCATGATCATCG GCACGGGTACCAACGCGTGCTACATGGAGGAGATGAAGAACGTGAAGCGCGTGGAGAGCGACCACGGACGCATGTGCATCAACACGGAGTGGGGCGGCTTCGGCGACAACGGCTCGCTCGCCGACATTCAGACCGAGTTTGACGTCCAGGTGGACAAGACATCCATCAACCCGGGCATCCACAC TTTTGAGAAGATGATCAGCGGCATGTATCTGGGCGAGATCGTGCGCCTCCTGCTGGTGAGGATGACAAAGGACGGGCTGCTGTTCAAGGGGCGGGCGTCGGAGGTGCTGCTGTCGCCGGGCGGATTTGAGACCAAGTTCATCTCTGATATAGAAGA GGAGGCCGTCGGCCTGGAGAACGGCGAACGGATCCTGAGCGACTTGGGCCTGGCGTGGGAGCCGGTGGACGTGCGCGTGGTGCGCATGGTCTGCGACACGGTGTCATCGCGCTCGGCCCGCCTCTGTGCCGCCGCCCTGGCCACCATCGTCAACCGCATGCGGGTCGCCCGCGGCCTGGACCGCCTGAAGACCACCGTGGGGGTGGACGGCTCGGTGTACCGTAAACACCCCAG CTTCAGCGCCGAGCTGCaggccacggtgcgccggttgGCCCCCGCGTGCGACGTGGCCTACCTGCTCTCGGAGGACGGCAGCGGCAAAGGCGCCGCCATGGTAACGGCCGTGGCGCAGAGGCTGGCCCGCCAGTCGCGCCTGCTGGAGGACAGCGACGGCGAGGACAGCGACGACGACGACCAATGA
- the uimc1 gene encoding uncharacterized protein uimc1 isoform X3 encodes MPQREQRNRDGPPESQQLDQDSQDDEAVRHYEQQDERSASLMLPSSLSDREKRWRDRNNKAKSNEMTEDEMMALALHLSAQEASVSAHRVQQEDAAVMKAITMFSQKQESSQSQSLLTEACLQPGCSYPNGVAELSINLAASGDVCTNLSQEVKGKKETNQDQNWKKKETLSELSLSRDISTQTLYSSSESVIEFLDSQQSCDSTQIDDCPLLKSPVFPTSGRRVRVSSPRLSQDMLESCRTSGFVLSQLMDKSDHSSARHKNPIVLFESDTGDESAEYVKSPAFGEEARHSSSPDGKARSPDASTSDFIFSSQESVSPSARPSSCPLMSPKFPSSPAPSTKLAYSKHSTLSKRSLVLSGMDKKHARDVQSTDVGRHRVPRVVDDLSETELMSDTTIHWSDEDADEMLLGSPSPVYPDEKSLQQTDAQAAHWKPATEAGPETSSSLNTQQPDSTQSTVHYYWGVPFCPRGLDADAYTQVIVAQMEVYEKSLKEAQRCLLRKAQWGDAILLQSEKSLLSDSSYAKVRRRCGLRQIGRKVSSEEVDSLLLETEEEEDEEKKKEEDEEEDVKEEAPCTVGAQTDTDDWVVCPDTPMMEDNNTDLSNFNSLKSSETETRGDDQAVDEEEMMAVSPNRETQTHHPISSDTAKNPYPTSDKEERGLGRSFSPELEPVGLEAAVECPICQGRFPADKIERHAAYCDGEADAAGVDDGNFADESPQVWKKIVSLTPRRKRKRWAAEEEGDASSLEKIEEKCYICHKAVALRSYDEHTNLCIKRQMSKTSGGNLLSALDHVESMHDGPGPSRCRRQQGNVIDLKNDEEEEASFSMLGVSDSPIKSFTPISEATDCLVNFKRQQRLKKPSHK; translated from the exons ATGCCTCAGAGGGAGCAGCGCAACAGGGATGGACCTCCTGAAAGCCAGCAATTGGACCAAGACTCACAGGACGATGAAGCTGTCCGTCATTATGAGCAACAG GATGAGCGCTCTGCCTCACTTATGCTGCCGTCGTCCTTGTCGGACAGAGAAAAACGCTGGCGAGACAGGAACAACAAAGCCAAATCTAATG AGATGACAGAAGACGAGATGATGGCTTTGGCCCTGCACCTGAGCGCGCAAGAAGCCAGCGTCAGTGCGCACCGAGTGCAGCAGGAAGACGCGGCTGTGATGAAAGCCATCACA ATGTTCAGCCAGAAACAAGAATCATCTCAGAGTCAGAGCCTGCTGACTGAAGCCTGCTTGCAACCTGGTTGTTCGTACCCGAACGGCGTGGCGGAGTTGAGCATCAATCTGGCAGCATCAGGGGATGTCTGCACAAACTTAAGTCAAG AGGTGAAAGGGAAAAAGGAAACGAACCAAGATCAAAACTGGAAAAAGAAGGAAACTCTGTCGGAATTGTCACTGAGCCGCGACATCTCCACTCAGACTTTGTACAGTAGCTCAGAGTCTGTGATTGAATTTTTGGACTCGCAACAG AGCTGCGATTCCACACAGATTGACGACTGTCCGCTCCTTAAATCTCCCGTCTTCCCTACAAGCGGACGCAGAGTCAGGGTGTCCTCCCCCCGGCTGAgccaggacatgctggagagcTGCAGGACATCCGGCTTTGTGCTCTCCCAGCTCATGGACAAAAGCGACCATTCCTCGGCACGCCACAAAAATCCCATAGTCTTGTTTGAGTCGGATACGGGAGACGAATCTGCAGAGTATGTAAAAAGTCCGGCATTTGGCGAGGAAGCTCGACACAGCAGTTCTCCGGATGGCAAAGCAAGAAGTCCAGACGCATCAACCTCGGACTTCATCTTCTCTTCTCAGGAGAGCGTAAGCCCGTCTGCGAGGCCGTCTTCCTGTCCGCTCATGAGCCCGAAATTCCCAAGCAGCCCGGCGCCCTCCACGAAACTTGCTTACTCGAAACACTCAACACTCTCAAAAAGGAGCCTCGTTTTATCAGGGATGGACAAGAAGCATGCACGAGATGTCCAATCGACTGACGTGGGGCGGCATCGGGTTCCCCGTGTCGTGGATGACTTGTCTGAAACGGAGCTGATGAGTGACACGACGATTCACTGGTCCGACGAAGATGCAGATGAGATG CTGTTGGGCTCACCCAGTCCAGTTTACCCGGATGAGAAGAGCCTTCAACAGACCGATGCGCAAGCAGCCCATTGGAAGCCGGCGACTGAAGCGGGCCCAGAGACAAGCAGCAG TCTAAACACTCAGCAGCCTGACTCCACCCAGTCTACGGTTCACTACTACTGGGGGGTCCCCTTCTGTCCACGTGGTCTGGATGCAGACGCTTACACACAG GTGATCGTGGCCCAGATGGAGGTGTATGAGAAGAGTCTGAAGGAGGCTCAGCGGTGTCTGTTGAGGAAGGCCCAGTGGGGGGACGCCATCCTGCTACAGTCAGAG aaatcCCTGTTATCCGACTCTTCCTATGCAAAAGTTCGTCGAAG GTGTGGCCTCAGACAGATAGGCAGAAAAGTCAGCAGTGAAGAGGTGGACAGCCTTCTGTTGGAgacggaggaagaggaagatgaggaaaagaagaaagaggaggatgaggaagaggatgtGAAGGAAGAGGCTCCATGTACAGTGGGAGCTCAGACAGACACTGACGACTGGGTAGTTTGTCCAG ACACCCCAATGATGGAAGACAACAACACAGACCTATCTAAT TTCAACAGCCTGAAGTCTTCTGAAACTGAAACAAGAGGTGATGATCAAGCTGTGGATGAGGAGGAGATGATGGCGG TCTCGCCCAACAGAGAGACTCAGACACACCACCCCATCAGCAGCGACACTGCGAAAAACCCCTACCCGACAAGCGACAAGGAAGAAAGAGGACTTGGAAGGTCTTTTTCACCTGAGCTGGAGCCCGTCGGGCTCGAAGCTGCCGTCGAGTGTCCCATTTGCCAGGGAAGGTTCCCCGCGGACAAAATCGAGAGACACGCGGCATACTGCGACGGCGAGGCCGACGCAGCGGGCGTGGATGATGGGAATTTTGCAGATGAAAGCCCACAAGTTTGGAAGAAAATTG TGTCCTTGACGCcgagaaggaaaagaaaaaggtggGCAGCAGAGGAAGAGGGCGATGCCTCCTCGCTGGAAAA AATTGAGGAGAAATGTTACATCTGCCACAAGGCTGTGGCCCTGCGATCCTACGACGAGCACACCAATCTCTGCATCAAGCGGCAGATGTCAAAAACATCCGGG GGAAATCTGTTGTCAGCACTGGATCATGTAGAGAGTATGCATGACG GACCCGGTCCATCCAGGTGCAGACGCCAGCAGGG CAATGTCATCGATCTGAagaacgacgaggaagaggaagCAAGCTTTTCCATGCTGGGGGTCAGTGACTCCCCCATTAAGTCATTCACGCCCATCTCGGAGGCCACCGACTGTCTCGTCAATTTCAAGCGTCAGCAGCGGCTGAAGAAACCGAGCCATAAATGA
- the uimc1 gene encoding uncharacterized protein uimc1 isoform X2 gives MPQREQRNRDGPPESQQLDQDSQDDEAVRHYEQDERSASLMLPSSLSDREKRWRDRNNKAKSNEMTEDEMMALALHLSAQEASVSAHRVQQEDAAVMKAITVSMFSQKQESSQSQSLLTEACLQPGCSYPNGVAELSINLAASGDVCTNLSQEVKGKKETNQDQNWKKKETLSELSLSRDISTQTLYSSSESVIEFLDSQQSCDSTQIDDCPLLKSPVFPTSGRRVRVSSPRLSQDMLESCRTSGFVLSQLMDKSDHSSARHKNPIVLFESDTGDESAEYVKSPAFGEEARHSSSPDGKARSPDASTSDFIFSSQESVSPSARPSSCPLMSPKFPSSPAPSTKLAYSKHSTLSKRSLVLSGMDKKHARDVQSTDVGRHRVPRVVDDLSETELMSDTTIHWSDEDADEMLLGSPSPVYPDEKSLQQTDAQAAHWKPATEAGPETSSSLNTQQPDSTQSTVHYYWGVPFCPRGLDADAYTQVIVAQMEVYEKSLKEAQRCLLRKAQWGDAILLQSEKSLLSDSSYAKVRRRCGLRQIGRKVSSEEVDSLLLETEEEEDEEKKKEEDEEEDVKEEAPCTVGAQTDTDDWVVCPDTPMMEDNNTDLSNFNSLKSSETETRGDDQAVDEEEMMAVSPNRETQTHHPISSDTAKNPYPTSDKEERGLGRSFSPELEPVGLEAAVECPICQGRFPADKIERHAAYCDGEADAAGVDDGNFADESPQVWKKIVSLTPRRKRKRWAAEEEGDASSLEKIEEKCYICHKAVALRSYDEHTNLCIKRQMSKTSGGNLLSALDHVESMHDGPGPSRCRRQQGNVIDLKNDEEEEASFSMLGVSDSPIKSFTPISEATDCLVNFKRQQRLKKPSHK, from the exons ATGCCTCAGAGGGAGCAGCGCAACAGGGATGGACCTCCTGAAAGCCAGCAATTGGACCAAGACTCACAGGACGATGAAGCTGTCCGTCATTATGAGCA GGATGAGCGCTCTGCCTCACTTATGCTGCCGTCGTCCTTGTCGGACAGAGAAAAACGCTGGCGAGACAGGAACAACAAAGCCAAATCTAATG AGATGACAGAAGACGAGATGATGGCTTTGGCCCTGCACCTGAGCGCGCAAGAAGCCAGCGTCAGTGCGCACCGAGTGCAGCAGGAAGACGCGGCTGTGATGAAAGCCATCACAGTGAGT ATGTTCAGCCAGAAACAAGAATCATCTCAGAGTCAGAGCCTGCTGACTGAAGCCTGCTTGCAACCTGGTTGTTCGTACCCGAACGGCGTGGCGGAGTTGAGCATCAATCTGGCAGCATCAGGGGATGTCTGCACAAACTTAAGTCAAG AGGTGAAAGGGAAAAAGGAAACGAACCAAGATCAAAACTGGAAAAAGAAGGAAACTCTGTCGGAATTGTCACTGAGCCGCGACATCTCCACTCAGACTTTGTACAGTAGCTCAGAGTCTGTGATTGAATTTTTGGACTCGCAACAG AGCTGCGATTCCACACAGATTGACGACTGTCCGCTCCTTAAATCTCCCGTCTTCCCTACAAGCGGACGCAGAGTCAGGGTGTCCTCCCCCCGGCTGAgccaggacatgctggagagcTGCAGGACATCCGGCTTTGTGCTCTCCCAGCTCATGGACAAAAGCGACCATTCCTCGGCACGCCACAAAAATCCCATAGTCTTGTTTGAGTCGGATACGGGAGACGAATCTGCAGAGTATGTAAAAAGTCCGGCATTTGGCGAGGAAGCTCGACACAGCAGTTCTCCGGATGGCAAAGCAAGAAGTCCAGACGCATCAACCTCGGACTTCATCTTCTCTTCTCAGGAGAGCGTAAGCCCGTCTGCGAGGCCGTCTTCCTGTCCGCTCATGAGCCCGAAATTCCCAAGCAGCCCGGCGCCCTCCACGAAACTTGCTTACTCGAAACACTCAACACTCTCAAAAAGGAGCCTCGTTTTATCAGGGATGGACAAGAAGCATGCACGAGATGTCCAATCGACTGACGTGGGGCGGCATCGGGTTCCCCGTGTCGTGGATGACTTGTCTGAAACGGAGCTGATGAGTGACACGACGATTCACTGGTCCGACGAAGATGCAGATGAGATG CTGTTGGGCTCACCCAGTCCAGTTTACCCGGATGAGAAGAGCCTTCAACAGACCGATGCGCAAGCAGCCCATTGGAAGCCGGCGACTGAAGCGGGCCCAGAGACAAGCAGCAG TCTAAACACTCAGCAGCCTGACTCCACCCAGTCTACGGTTCACTACTACTGGGGGGTCCCCTTCTGTCCACGTGGTCTGGATGCAGACGCTTACACACAG GTGATCGTGGCCCAGATGGAGGTGTATGAGAAGAGTCTGAAGGAGGCTCAGCGGTGTCTGTTGAGGAAGGCCCAGTGGGGGGACGCCATCCTGCTACAGTCAGAG aaatcCCTGTTATCCGACTCTTCCTATGCAAAAGTTCGTCGAAG GTGTGGCCTCAGACAGATAGGCAGAAAAGTCAGCAGTGAAGAGGTGGACAGCCTTCTGTTGGAgacggaggaagaggaagatgaggaaaagaagaaagaggaggatgaggaagaggatgtGAAGGAAGAGGCTCCATGTACAGTGGGAGCTCAGACAGACACTGACGACTGGGTAGTTTGTCCAG ACACCCCAATGATGGAAGACAACAACACAGACCTATCTAAT TTCAACAGCCTGAAGTCTTCTGAAACTGAAACAAGAGGTGATGATCAAGCTGTGGATGAGGAGGAGATGATGGCGG TCTCGCCCAACAGAGAGACTCAGACACACCACCCCATCAGCAGCGACACTGCGAAAAACCCCTACCCGACAAGCGACAAGGAAGAAAGAGGACTTGGAAGGTCTTTTTCACCTGAGCTGGAGCCCGTCGGGCTCGAAGCTGCCGTCGAGTGTCCCATTTGCCAGGGAAGGTTCCCCGCGGACAAAATCGAGAGACACGCGGCATACTGCGACGGCGAGGCCGACGCAGCGGGCGTGGATGATGGGAATTTTGCAGATGAAAGCCCACAAGTTTGGAAGAAAATTG TGTCCTTGACGCcgagaaggaaaagaaaaaggtggGCAGCAGAGGAAGAGGGCGATGCCTCCTCGCTGGAAAA AATTGAGGAGAAATGTTACATCTGCCACAAGGCTGTGGCCCTGCGATCCTACGACGAGCACACCAATCTCTGCATCAAGCGGCAGATGTCAAAAACATCCGGG GGAAATCTGTTGTCAGCACTGGATCATGTAGAGAGTATGCATGACG GACCCGGTCCATCCAGGTGCAGACGCCAGCAGGG CAATGTCATCGATCTGAagaacgacgaggaagaggaagCAAGCTTTTCCATGCTGGGGGTCAGTGACTCCCCCATTAAGTCATTCACGCCCATCTCGGAGGCCACCGACTGTCTCGTCAATTTCAAGCGTCAGCAGCGGCTGAAGAAACCGAGCCATAAATGA
- the uimc1 gene encoding uncharacterized protein uimc1 isoform X1: MPQREQRNRDGPPESQQLDQDSQDDEAVRHYEQQDERSASLMLPSSLSDREKRWRDRNNKAKSNEMTEDEMMALALHLSAQEASVSAHRVQQEDAAVMKAITVSMFSQKQESSQSQSLLTEACLQPGCSYPNGVAELSINLAASGDVCTNLSQEVKGKKETNQDQNWKKKETLSELSLSRDISTQTLYSSSESVIEFLDSQQSCDSTQIDDCPLLKSPVFPTSGRRVRVSSPRLSQDMLESCRTSGFVLSQLMDKSDHSSARHKNPIVLFESDTGDESAEYVKSPAFGEEARHSSSPDGKARSPDASTSDFIFSSQESVSPSARPSSCPLMSPKFPSSPAPSTKLAYSKHSTLSKRSLVLSGMDKKHARDVQSTDVGRHRVPRVVDDLSETELMSDTTIHWSDEDADEMLLGSPSPVYPDEKSLQQTDAQAAHWKPATEAGPETSSSLNTQQPDSTQSTVHYYWGVPFCPRGLDADAYTQVIVAQMEVYEKSLKEAQRCLLRKAQWGDAILLQSEKSLLSDSSYAKVRRRCGLRQIGRKVSSEEVDSLLLETEEEEDEEKKKEEDEEEDVKEEAPCTVGAQTDTDDWVVCPDTPMMEDNNTDLSNFNSLKSSETETRGDDQAVDEEEMMAVSPNRETQTHHPISSDTAKNPYPTSDKEERGLGRSFSPELEPVGLEAAVECPICQGRFPADKIERHAAYCDGEADAAGVDDGNFADESPQVWKKIVSLTPRRKRKRWAAEEEGDASSLEKIEEKCYICHKAVALRSYDEHTNLCIKRQMSKTSGGNLLSALDHVESMHDGPGPSRCRRQQGNVIDLKNDEEEEASFSMLGVSDSPIKSFTPISEATDCLVNFKRQQRLKKPSHK; the protein is encoded by the exons ATGCCTCAGAGGGAGCAGCGCAACAGGGATGGACCTCCTGAAAGCCAGCAATTGGACCAAGACTCACAGGACGATGAAGCTGTCCGTCATTATGAGCAACAG GATGAGCGCTCTGCCTCACTTATGCTGCCGTCGTCCTTGTCGGACAGAGAAAAACGCTGGCGAGACAGGAACAACAAAGCCAAATCTAATG AGATGACAGAAGACGAGATGATGGCTTTGGCCCTGCACCTGAGCGCGCAAGAAGCCAGCGTCAGTGCGCACCGAGTGCAGCAGGAAGACGCGGCTGTGATGAAAGCCATCACAGTGAGT ATGTTCAGCCAGAAACAAGAATCATCTCAGAGTCAGAGCCTGCTGACTGAAGCCTGCTTGCAACCTGGTTGTTCGTACCCGAACGGCGTGGCGGAGTTGAGCATCAATCTGGCAGCATCAGGGGATGTCTGCACAAACTTAAGTCAAG AGGTGAAAGGGAAAAAGGAAACGAACCAAGATCAAAACTGGAAAAAGAAGGAAACTCTGTCGGAATTGTCACTGAGCCGCGACATCTCCACTCAGACTTTGTACAGTAGCTCAGAGTCTGTGATTGAATTTTTGGACTCGCAACAG AGCTGCGATTCCACACAGATTGACGACTGTCCGCTCCTTAAATCTCCCGTCTTCCCTACAAGCGGACGCAGAGTCAGGGTGTCCTCCCCCCGGCTGAgccaggacatgctggagagcTGCAGGACATCCGGCTTTGTGCTCTCCCAGCTCATGGACAAAAGCGACCATTCCTCGGCACGCCACAAAAATCCCATAGTCTTGTTTGAGTCGGATACGGGAGACGAATCTGCAGAGTATGTAAAAAGTCCGGCATTTGGCGAGGAAGCTCGACACAGCAGTTCTCCGGATGGCAAAGCAAGAAGTCCAGACGCATCAACCTCGGACTTCATCTTCTCTTCTCAGGAGAGCGTAAGCCCGTCTGCGAGGCCGTCTTCCTGTCCGCTCATGAGCCCGAAATTCCCAAGCAGCCCGGCGCCCTCCACGAAACTTGCTTACTCGAAACACTCAACACTCTCAAAAAGGAGCCTCGTTTTATCAGGGATGGACAAGAAGCATGCACGAGATGTCCAATCGACTGACGTGGGGCGGCATCGGGTTCCCCGTGTCGTGGATGACTTGTCTGAAACGGAGCTGATGAGTGACACGACGATTCACTGGTCCGACGAAGATGCAGATGAGATG CTGTTGGGCTCACCCAGTCCAGTTTACCCGGATGAGAAGAGCCTTCAACAGACCGATGCGCAAGCAGCCCATTGGAAGCCGGCGACTGAAGCGGGCCCAGAGACAAGCAGCAG TCTAAACACTCAGCAGCCTGACTCCACCCAGTCTACGGTTCACTACTACTGGGGGGTCCCCTTCTGTCCACGTGGTCTGGATGCAGACGCTTACACACAG GTGATCGTGGCCCAGATGGAGGTGTATGAGAAGAGTCTGAAGGAGGCTCAGCGGTGTCTGTTGAGGAAGGCCCAGTGGGGGGACGCCATCCTGCTACAGTCAGAG aaatcCCTGTTATCCGACTCTTCCTATGCAAAAGTTCGTCGAAG GTGTGGCCTCAGACAGATAGGCAGAAAAGTCAGCAGTGAAGAGGTGGACAGCCTTCTGTTGGAgacggaggaagaggaagatgaggaaaagaagaaagaggaggatgaggaagaggatgtGAAGGAAGAGGCTCCATGTACAGTGGGAGCTCAGACAGACACTGACGACTGGGTAGTTTGTCCAG ACACCCCAATGATGGAAGACAACAACACAGACCTATCTAAT TTCAACAGCCTGAAGTCTTCTGAAACTGAAACAAGAGGTGATGATCAAGCTGTGGATGAGGAGGAGATGATGGCGG TCTCGCCCAACAGAGAGACTCAGACACACCACCCCATCAGCAGCGACACTGCGAAAAACCCCTACCCGACAAGCGACAAGGAAGAAAGAGGACTTGGAAGGTCTTTTTCACCTGAGCTGGAGCCCGTCGGGCTCGAAGCTGCCGTCGAGTGTCCCATTTGCCAGGGAAGGTTCCCCGCGGACAAAATCGAGAGACACGCGGCATACTGCGACGGCGAGGCCGACGCAGCGGGCGTGGATGATGGGAATTTTGCAGATGAAAGCCCACAAGTTTGGAAGAAAATTG TGTCCTTGACGCcgagaaggaaaagaaaaaggtggGCAGCAGAGGAAGAGGGCGATGCCTCCTCGCTGGAAAA AATTGAGGAGAAATGTTACATCTGCCACAAGGCTGTGGCCCTGCGATCCTACGACGAGCACACCAATCTCTGCATCAAGCGGCAGATGTCAAAAACATCCGGG GGAAATCTGTTGTCAGCACTGGATCATGTAGAGAGTATGCATGACG GACCCGGTCCATCCAGGTGCAGACGCCAGCAGGG CAATGTCATCGATCTGAagaacgacgaggaagaggaagCAAGCTTTTCCATGCTGGGGGTCAGTGACTCCCCCATTAAGTCATTCACGCCCATCTCGGAGGCCACCGACTGTCTCGTCAATTTCAAGCGTCAGCAGCGGCTGAAGAAACCGAGCCATAAATGA